A region of bacterium DNA encodes the following proteins:
- the fusA gene encoding elongation factor G produces MAREKLRNIGIIAHIDAGKTTTTERILYYSGKIHKMGEVDQGSAQMDWMPQEQQRGITITSAATTCVWNGHTINIIDTPGHVDFTAEVERSLRVLDGAVVIFCSVGGVQPQSEKVWRQAEKYRVPRIVFVNKMDRIGANPEKVLEDISETLGALPLPVQMPVGAESGFEGVVDLVTMKQLAWTGDEGKGVEVNDISEGIAPLAEKWKERLLEGLSEADDRVMELYLEGKKVPAELLVEVMRKGTIQGRFHPVLFGSSLKKKGVQTLMDAIVSYLPSPADLPPVRGVWEGQPVERAPDPDGPFCALLFKVMAYAGRPTLHYLRVYSGRCSLGDRMLIARTGKTERALKIMRMHANRREEIREMSAGDILSLVGLRGVRTGDTLCHPEHPVILEEPVFPEPVIFMAIEPRSVKDQEKLLTVLDLLAQEDPTFGVRVDEETGQVILSGMGELHLEVLAQRLFSDFKVEGRVGNPQVSYRETVTKKVSKTVKFSKEIAGQLQEAEVTLKVEPMMMAGTVHYEDKAPGVNIPAGIRSVIREAALQAAGSGTRAGYPVTDVRITLLDAGYHPDRSTETAFRAAASSALNQCLRDADPVLLEPVMSVQVETPEDHTGDVMGSLTQRRGSIEGVEKLGQVEIISASIPLKEMFGYTTTLRSLTQGRGSFTMELARYRPVED; encoded by the coding sequence ATGGCCCGCGAAAAGCTCAGGAACATAGGGATCATCGCTCACATCGACGCCGGGAAGACGACCACCACCGAACGGATCCTCTATTATTCAGGGAAGATCCACAAGATGGGGGAGGTGGACCAGGGTTCGGCCCAGATGGACTGGATGCCCCAGGAGCAGCAGCGGGGGATCACCATCACCTCGGCGGCTACAACCTGCGTGTGGAACGGTCATACCATCAACATCATCGATACGCCGGGGCATGTGGATTTCACCGCCGAAGTGGAGCGCTCACTGCGTGTTCTGGACGGGGCCGTGGTGATATTCTGCTCTGTAGGCGGGGTCCAGCCTCAGTCTGAAAAGGTTTGGCGCCAGGCTGAAAAATACAGGGTACCAAGAATAGTATTTGTCAATAAAATGGATAGGATAGGAGCTAATCCTGAGAAAGTACTCGAAGATATATCAGAGACTTTAGGTGCCCTGCCCCTGCCGGTTCAGATGCCCGTGGGCGCCGAGTCAGGTTTCGAGGGGGTCGTGGACCTGGTGACCATGAAACAGCTTGCCTGGACCGGAGACGAGGGTAAGGGGGTCGAGGTCAATGACATCAGCGAGGGGATAGCCCCACTGGCGGAAAAGTGGAAGGAAAGGCTCCTCGAGGGTCTTTCGGAAGCCGACGACAGGGTCATGGAGCTTTACCTGGAGGGGAAAAAGGTTCCTGCGGAACTTCTTGTTGAAGTCATGCGGAAGGGGACCATCCAGGGCCGGTTCCATCCAGTCCTTTTCGGTTCGTCCCTCAAGAAAAAAGGGGTACAGACCCTCATGGACGCCATCGTGTCGTACCTTCCGTCTCCGGCAGACCTGCCACCGGTCAGGGGCGTGTGGGAGGGGCAGCCCGTAGAAAGGGCCCCTGACCCTGACGGACCGTTTTGCGCGCTCCTGTTCAAGGTCATGGCCTATGCGGGAAGACCGACCCTGCACTACCTCAGGGTCTACTCGGGCCGGTGCTCACTGGGTGACAGGATGCTCATCGCCCGGACGGGAAAAACCGAAAGGGCATTAAAAATCATGAGAATGCACGCCAACAGGAGGGAGGAGATACGGGAGATGTCCGCAGGGGACATCCTTTCCCTGGTCGGCCTTCGCGGAGTCCGGACCGGGGACACACTTTGCCATCCGGAACACCCTGTAATCCTTGAAGAACCTGTGTTCCCGGAGCCGGTTATCTTCATGGCCATCGAGCCCAGGAGCGTGAAGGACCAGGAGAAACTGCTGACCGTCCTCGATCTTCTCGCTCAGGAGGATCCGACCTTCGGTGTCCGCGTGGATGAGGAGACAGGCCAGGTCATTCTGAGCGGGATGGGAGAACTCCACCTGGAGGTCCTGGCCCAGCGCCTGTTCTCCGATTTCAAGGTGGAAGGACGGGTTGGGAACCCCCAGGTCTCCTACCGCGAGACGGTGACGAAAAAGGTCAGCAAAACGGTTAAGTTCTCGAAAGAGATCGCGGGACAGCTTCAGGAGGCCGAGGTCACCCTCAAGGTGGAGCCGATGATGATGGCCGGGACGGTCCATTACGAAGACAAAGCACCGGGTGTGAACATTCCGGCCGGGATACGATCTGTCATAAGAGAAGCGGCTCTGCAGGCGGCGGGCAGCGGAACAAGGGCAGGCTACCCGGTCACCGACGTGCGGATCACCCTGCTCGACGCCGGATATCACCCCGACCGCTCCACGGAAACGGCTTTCAGGGCCGCTGCCTCTTCAGCACTCAACCAGTGCCTGAGGGATGCCGATCCCGTCCTGCTGGAACCGGTGATGTCAGTCCAGGTGGAAACCCCCGAAGATCACACCGGGGACGTCATGGGCAGCCTCACACAGAGAAGGGGCTCTATCGAAGGCGTCGAGAAACTGGGCCAGGTGGAGATCATCAGCGCCAGCATCCCTCTAAAGGAGATGTTCGGGTACACGACAACATTGAGATCGCTGACCCAGGGACGCGGCAGCTTCACCATGGAACTGGCCCGCTACAGGCCGGTGGAGGACTAG